TTCGGCGACGCCTTCCGGCAGTTGCGCCTTGCCCGACTTGCGGACCAGCGCCTTCACGGAGGCGCCTTGGCGCGACAGACCTTGGACGACGAGGGAACCGATGGTGCCGGTGGCACCGGTGACGAGGATGCTCATGGTGGACTCCTTGTGGGAATGGTGGGGTTGGGGAACAGGAACGTGGTGGCGGGACATTGATCAGGCGTTGAAGTCGACGACCGCCTTGCCGTGGACGCCGCCGTTGCGGTGGCGCTCGATGGCGGCGGGCAACTCGGCGAAGGGCACGACCTCGCCGACGCGGGTCTGCAGTTCGCCGCGGGCGACCTGCTGCGCCAGGTGCTCCAGCAGCTTGGCGTCGGGCTTCATGACGAACCACAGACCGCGCAGGCCGGAGGGCGTGCTCGCGAGGATCCCGGGCGACGAGGTGCCGACGACGACGCCGGTCCGGGACAAGACCTGCCACGTGCGGTCGAGGACGTCGCCGCCGACGTAGTCGAGGACCAGGTCGATGTCGCGGACGACCGATTCGAAGCGCTCGGTCCGGTAGTCGATGACCTGATCGGCACCGAGCGCGCGGACGGCCTCGATGTCATCGCTCGAAGCGGTCGCGATGACGTGCGCCCCGGCACGCTTGGCGAACTGCACCGCGAAGCGCCCCAGTCCGCCGGCCGCGCCGTGGACCAGCACGCGCTGGGACGGCCAGATCGGGCCGGCGAAATGCAGGCTCTGCCAAGCCGCCAGCACCGCGACAGGCAGCGACGCGGCGGTCAGGTCGTCCAGCGATTCTGGCGTCGGCGCGAGATTGGCTTCGTTCACCGCCACGAGTTCGGCGTAGGCGCCAAGGCCGCCTAGCGGTCCCATCACGCGGTCGCCGACCTGGAAGCGCGAGGCGCCCGGCCCGACCGCCTCCACGACGCCGGCCAGTTCGATGCCCAGCACCGCGGGCAAGGCGATCGGGAAAGCGTCGCGGACGTAGCCCTCACGGACCTTCCAATCGAGGGCGTTGAGCCCGGCGGCGCGCACGCGCACCAGGACTTGGCCGGCCTGGGCGACCGGGGCGGCGATGGTGGAGATCGTGGCGGCATCGGCGCCGCCGTAGGCATTCAGGGTCAGGGCTTGCGTAGTGGTCATGGTTCAGTTCTTTCCATCGGTGGGTTGCGATGGATGAACGATAGGCCGTTGCGTTCCATAAACACAGACGCCAAAATCGATACCGACTGTCTCAATGGTGGAACACATGGATTTGAACGCACTGGCGGACTTCAATCTGGTCGCGACGCATGGCGGCTTCGGACGGGCGAGCCGCGCCAGCCGGCGCTCGAAGGCGACCTTGTCGCGGCGGGTCGCGGATCTGGAAGAGCAGCTCGGGGTGCGGCTCATCGAGCGCAGTACGAAGGGGCTGGAGCTGACGGAAGCGGGTCAGGCCTTGCTCAGCCGGACGGAAGGTCCGATGAACGAGGTGGCGGAGGCCTTCGCATCCACGGTCGAGGGCGCGGACCAGGTGCGGGGGCAGTTGCGCATCGCTGCGCCGCTGCTGTTCTCGCAGTTGGCGATGGGACGGTTGTGCGCCGAGTTCCGCGCGCTGCACCCCGGACTCACGGTCGACGTCGTCGGGGAAGACCGGGTGGTGAACCTTGTCGATGAGCGGTTCGACGTCGCGATCCGTCCCAATCCGCGGATGGACACGGCGCTCGTGGGACGCTGCTTCGCCAAGGACCGGCTGGTGGTCGTCGCGGCGCCGTCGTTCGCGATGCCGGCCACGATCAGGCCGGCCTCCGGCAAGGCGACATCACGCAGGACTGCGGTGAAGCCTCCTCCCATGGAGGTGCCTGCAGTCGTGAGCACGGCGCGCGAGGGCGATGTCTGGGAGCTCGATGGCGGCCTGATGCTCGCGCCACGCCCCGTGCTGCGGTTGTCGTCGATGCTGATGGTGCGGGACGCCACGCTCGCCGGCGCAGGGGTCGCGCTGCTGCCTCAATCGATCGTCTGGAGCCAGCTCACGCGCGGGGAGCTCGTGCAATGGGGCGCCGTGCCCGGCAAAGAGGTCGAGCTGTGGGTGCTGCACACCTCGCGCCGGCTCGCGAGTCCGAAGGTCAAGGCCTTCGTGGATTTCATGTGTGCCAGGTATCCGGATGGGGTGCTGACGCTGGCCGGCTGATGTTGCGATCTACTTCAGGTCCAGATCCCAGTCCTGCTTCGCTGCCGCTTGGACGTCCTTGAATATGCCATTGAGCTTGACGAGGTTCTCATCCACGAACACCTGCTCATCTTCGTCCACCGAGTTCTTCGAAACCTGCGCCAAGTGTTGTCGATAAAACTTCAACGCTTCCCACAGGAGGTTGTATTCGCTGACGATGAACCTAGCGGGCATCTGAATCTCCTTCACCGATGAGTTGAACTCGGCTGCGGTCCATGCCGAGTTCCTCCAACGCACCGAGGTACTTCTTCAATGGCATCGTCGTGGCCGGCGCGATCATGTAGTGCCCAGTGTGGTTGAGACGGAGGTCCTTCACCAAAACAAGTTCTGACGGGATCACAGCACCCTTCATGATGCGCCAGACCTTCCGTCCCGGTTGTCGCATCACGGGAACGATCGTGTCAAAGGCGGAGAACCCATTGCCGTTGGCGATCACGACCTCCACGCCGTTCTGCACGGACACTGGAACGTCGACCCGCGCGCGCTCGTCAGTGAACAAGGGCCACTTCCCGTTCCCCATCCGATAGAAGTCTTTCGAGAACTCGGTGACATCGAGGATGTACAGATCCTCGGGAGAGACGATTGACTGCGATGCGACAACGACGGAAGACATGGATGGCACCTCCGGGAAGGAAGGCAGCAACTTTGTCTGGCGGCACCGCGATCGTCATTGACCTATCGATGTGAATGTCGCCGAGTTCATTCCACACAGAAGTCAGCGCTTCTCCATTCCAAGCATCAATGCCCTCGCCGCCTCGATCCTCAGCGCCATTGGCACGGTCGCATCATTCATCACCTGCAGCAGGAACGCGCGGGGATCGGTGAAGCGGGTGGCGGGCGAGTAGGAGGAGGTCGCGGCTGAGACCTGCGGTCCCGGCGACGCGGTCGTGAGGGCCAGGTCTTGCGGTGCCGGCGCAAGTTGCCCCATCGCCGCCGCCCACTCCTGTGGCGTGATGCTCTTCAACGTCTTCAGCAGATCCGCCTGTCCTTCGACGCCCGGCGGAATGTCAAGCCAGGTCGCCTCGACGAACACCGGCGCCAGGTCCGGCGCAACGAAGGCGGACCATTGGCCTTCCTTCACTTCGGCCGGTACTGCCGGGGGCTCGGTGAGGCACCGGATGCGCGATGCGGCGACGCCGTTCAGGTAGCGCGACTTCAAGCCGTCGAAGAACGTCCGCGCCTCGTCCGGCGAACAGCCGTGCCCCAGCGAGAACCACAGCTGATAACTGTTCTCTCCTGCGATGGCGATGCCCGGCGCCGGCAGCGACAGATCGAGCTGCACGCCGCGCCAGACGGTGCCGAGCAGCTCCCAGTCCGAGGGGCGACCGACGTCGAGCACGAACGAGCGCACCGATCCTTCGGAGCCGGCGGCATAGAGTCTTTGGAATTCAGTGGCGAGTCGGGACACGACGTCCTCAGCCCTGCGCCTTCAACGACGTCAGCATGTCGTCCGACATCGCGTCCAAGTCGTAGCCCAGCTTCCAGCCCCAGTCGCGCTGCGCGACCGAGTCATCGATGGACTGCGGCCAGCTCGCCGCGATGTTCTGGCGGAAGTCCGGCGCGTAGTCGATCGTGAAGCCGGCGATGCGGCGACGGATGGATGCGGCGATCTGCTCCGGCGTGAAGCTCACGCCCGCCAGGTTGTAGCTGCCCCATTCGGTGATGCGCTCCGCCGGTGCTTCCATCAACTCCAGCGTCGCGCGCAGCGCGTCCGGCATGTACATCATCGGCAGCGCCTGTTCTTCCTTCAGGAAGCAGGTGTAGCGGCCGTGCTTGAGCGCCTCGTGGAAGATCTCGACCGCATAGTCGGTCGTGCCGCCGCCGGGCGGCGTCTTCCAGCTGATCAGGCCCGGATAGCGCAGGCTGCGCACGTCCACGCCGTGGTTGGCGTGGTACCAGCGGCACCAGCCCTCGCCCGCCAGCTTGGAGATGCCGTAGATCGTCGTCGGATCCATCACCGTCGTCTGCGGCGTGTCGCGCTTGGGCGTCTGCGGACCGAAGGCCGCGATCGAGCTCGGCCAGAACACCCGCTCCAGTTTCACCGTGCGCGCCAGCTCCAGCACGTTGAGCAGGCCCTTCATGTTCAGGTCCCAGGCCCACATGGGGTGCTTCTCACCCGTGGCCGACAGCGCCGCCGCCAGGTGGTAGACCTGCGTGATGCCGTAGCGCTTGACCACCGCCGCCAGCGCGGCCGCGTCGGTCACGTCCAGCATCTCGTGCGTCAGTTGCGGCACGCGGCCCTGGGGCGCCACATCGCTCGTGATCACGTTGGCGTTGCCGTGGCGCTTCGCCAGCTCCACCGCCAGTTCGGAACCGATCTGGCCGTTCGCGCCGATCAACAGGATCTTCGTCGTCATGGAATCTGCTTCTTACGCTTCTTCTTACTTCACCAGGCCCAGCTCGCGGCCCGCCTGCGCGAACGCGGCCACCGCCTTCTCCAGATGCTCGCGCTCATGCACGGCGGAGATCTGCACTCTCACTCTCGCCTGCTCCTTCGGCACCACGGGGTAGAAGAAGCCGACCGCGTACACGCCCAGCTCCAGCAGGCGCGCGCTCAGCTGCTGCGCCTTGACGGCGTCGAACAGCATCACCGGCACGATCGGATGCGTGCCCGGCTTGATCTGGAAGCCGGCCTGCTGGATGGCCTCGCGGAAGTAGGTCGTGTTGGCCTCGAGCTTGTCGCGCAGCGCGGTGCTGCCTTCCAGCAGATCCAGCACGGCGATCGACGCGCCGACGATGCTCGGCGCCACCGTGTTGGAGAACAGGTAGGGACGCGAGCGCTGGCGCAGCAGCTCGATCACTTCCTTGCGGCCGGTGGTGAACCCGCCCGAGGCGCCGCCCAGCGCCTTGCCCAGCGTGCCGGTGATGATGTCGACCTTGCCGAACACGCCGCGGTACTCATGCGTGCCCCGGCCGGTCTTGCCCATGAAGCCGCTGGCGTGGCACTCGTCGATCGCGAGCAGCGCGCCGAAGCGGTTCGTGATCTCGCGGATCTTGTCGAGCTGCGCGATCGTGCCGTCCATCGAGAACACGCCGTCGGTGAAGACCATGACGTGACGCGCACCGGCGGCACGCGCGGCGGTCAGCTGGACCTCCAGGTCGGCCATGTCGTTGTGCTTGTAGCGGAAGCGCTTGGCCTTGCACAGGCGGATGCCGTCGATGATGGAGGCGTGGTTCAGCTCGTCGCTGATGATCGCGTCCTGCTCGCCCAGCAGCGGCTCGAACAGTCCGCCGTTGGCGTCGAAGGCGGCCGCGTACAGGATGGTGTCCTCAGTGCCGAGGAAACGTGCCAGGCGCTGCTCCAGCGCCTTGTGAATGTCCTGCGTGCCGCAGATGAAGCGCACCGACGACAGGCCGTAGCCGTGCGTGCGCAGCGCCTCATGGGCGGCTTCCACGACCTTCGGGTGCGAGGACAGGCCCAGGTAGTTGTTGGCGCACAGGTTGAGCACCTCGCGACCGTCGTTCGTCGTCACGATCGCGCCCTGCGGGCCCGTGATGATGCGTTCGCTCTTGTAGAGGCCGGCGTCGCGAATGCCTTGCAGTTCGTTCTGCAGGTGGCGATAGAAGTCGTCGGTGGACGGCGCCGTGGACGCAGCGATGGAGGGGGGGACGATGTTGGTCATGCGGTGCTCCTGCGGCACAATCCGTTAAATCGAACGTGTTCGTTATATCGAACAGCCGT
This genomic stretch from Mitsuaria sp. 7 harbors:
- a CDS encoding LysR family transcriptional regulator, with amino-acid sequence MDLNALADFNLVATHGGFGRASRASRRSKATLSRRVADLEEQLGVRLIERSTKGLELTEAGQALLSRTEGPMNEVAEAFASTVEGADQVRGQLRIAAPLLFSQLAMGRLCAEFRALHPGLTVDVVGEDRVVNLVDERFDVAIRPNPRMDTALVGRCFAKDRLVVVAAPSFAMPATIRPASGKATSRRTAVKPPPMEVPAVVSTAREGDVWELDGGLMLAPRPVLRLSSMLMVRDATLAGAGVALLPQSIVWSQLTRGELVQWGAVPGKEVELWVLHTSRRLASPKVKAFVDFMCARYPDGVLTLAG
- the kbl gene encoding glycine C-acetyltransferase — encoded protein: MTNIVPPSIAASTAPSTDDFYRHLQNELQGIRDAGLYKSERIITGPQGAIVTTNDGREVLNLCANNYLGLSSHPKVVEAAHEALRTHGYGLSSVRFICGTQDIHKALEQRLARFLGTEDTILYAAAFDANGGLFEPLLGEQDAIISDELNHASIIDGIRLCKAKRFRYKHNDMADLEVQLTAARAAGARHVMVFTDGVFSMDGTIAQLDKIREITNRFGALLAIDECHASGFMGKTGRGTHEYRGVFGKVDIITGTLGKALGGASGGFTTGRKEVIELLRQRSRPYLFSNTVAPSIVGASIAVLDLLEGSTALRDKLEANTTYFREAIQQAGFQIKPGTHPIVPVMLFDAVKAQQLSARLLELGVYAVGFFYPVVPKEQARVRVQISAVHEREHLEKAVAAFAQAGRELGLVK
- a CDS encoding NADP-dependent oxidoreductase, with amino-acid sequence MTTTQALTLNAYGGADAATISTIAAPVAQAGQVLVRVRAAGLNALDWKVREGYVRDAFPIALPAVLGIELAGVVEAVGPGASRFQVGDRVMGPLGGLGAYAELVAVNEANLAPTPESLDDLTAASLPVAVLAAWQSLHFAGPIWPSQRVLVHGAAGGLGRFAVQFAKRAGAHVIATASSDDIEAVRALGADQVIDYRTERFESVVRDIDLVLDYVGGDVLDRTWQVLSRTGVVVGTSSPGILASTPSGLRGLWFVMKPDAKLLEHLAQQVARGELQTRVGEVVPFAELPAAIERHRNGGVHGKAVVDFNA
- a CDS encoding NAD-dependent epimerase/dehydratase family protein, coding for MTTKILLIGANGQIGSELAVELAKRHGNANVITSDVAPQGRVPQLTHEMLDVTDAAALAAVVKRYGITQVYHLAAALSATGEKHPMWAWDLNMKGLLNVLELARTVKLERVFWPSSIAAFGPQTPKRDTPQTTVMDPTTIYGISKLAGEGWCRWYHANHGVDVRSLRYPGLISWKTPPGGGTTDYAVEIFHEALKHGRYTCFLKEEQALPMMYMPDALRATLELMEAPAERITEWGSYNLAGVSFTPEQIAASIRRRIAGFTIDYAPDFRQNIAASWPQSIDDSVAQRDWGWKLGYDLDAMSDDMLTSLKAQG